The Paracoccus sp. MA DNA segment CCGGGTCGGGATGTCGAGCCCGGCATAGGGTTCGTCCAGGATCAGCAGGCGCGGCCGCATGGCCAGCACCGCCATCATGCAGACCAGATGCTTCTGTCCCTGCGACAGGGCCGAAACCGGCGCGTCCCGCCAATGCGGCTTGTCGAAAGAGCGCAGCACCGCCTCGACCCTTGCCGCCGCCTGCGCCTTGTCCAGCCCCTGCTGGCGCAGCCCGAAGGCGATCTCTTCGGCGACGCGGGGGAAGATGATCTGGTGCTCGGGGTTCTGGAACAGGATGCCGACGGTCCGCAGCGCCGCGCGGCGGTCGCGGCAGAGGTCGTGGCCGCCGACGCGGACCTGCCCGCTGGTCGGCGCCAGCAACCCGGCAAGCAGCCGCGCCAGCGTGCTCTTGCCCGAGCCGTTCCGGCCCACCACGCCGATGCGCCGGGCCGAGGAATGCAGCGTCACCCCCGAAAGCACCGGACGCCCGCCGGCCTCGTAGCCCAGGTCGTCCAGCCGGATGGCGAAATCGGCGTTGTCGTTCTGCGATCCCTGCATCCCGGGGTGTTTCTCTTGCTGCATCGGCGGGCGGAAGGTCCCGGGCCCGTTTAAGCGCAAACGCCCGGCCAGAGAAGCCCCGATGCAGGATCTGGGGCAGCCTCCGCCCGGCATGCGCGCCCGCCCCTTTGCGGTTCATGCAGCGGACCGGACGGGGAACCCTGCGCCGGCGGCCGGCCTTACCCGGGCGCGCCCTTCCGCCCGGGGCCTGCATGTCCAGCGCCGCCAGCATCTCGCACTCGACGGTGCATCTGAGCGAATCGGGCGGCAGGGCGTTGGGCACCGTGCCGAAAGGGTCCTCGATCTGGTGGCCGAGCGCGCCTTTTTCACCGTCATCCAGATGCCCCAGGCAAGCCATAGGCCATGCCGATGCACAGATGAGCCGCCAGCGCCGTAGGCGGCGGCATCCGGCGGCTGAAGCCGACCCGGGCGACCCGAAACGGTCCTCCTGCTCAGTCCACTTGCCTTGCAATGCGGTCCATGTCCTCCCCTCCCATAGGAAAGCCGTTCCTTTCGCGTGCCTGCCATCCGCATCTCGCGAGAGCCGGAGGCATCTGATCGGAGCCAAGCCCCGGAATGGTCGGAACGGGACGAGCCCAGCATTCCCGCAGTTCGGGCGGTCCGGCAGGGCGGTTGCGAAAGCCGGGTCCGCATTGCCGGTGATCTGCGCCCTCTCCTCTGGCGGGCAGGAACAACGCGCCAGATTATTCCATTGATTTCAATAGAAAATTTGCCAGCGTAGCTTGGGATTCTGTCCGGCGCGCCGCAGCCGGGGCGCCGTCTCGGCACCGATCCGGCCGGCGGCGCGGGCCGCATGCGCGGCGGCCCGGCCGGCGGAAGCGCCTGTGCGCGCGGGATTTTCTTGACGCCGTCCCGGTTCAGCAGGCAGGTTTGGCAAAAGCGCATGGCGCTCGCCTTCCCGGGCTTCCCACCCGGTCGGGGCTGTCACCGGGGGACCTTGGGGATCGGCGATGTGTCAGACCTGTTTTCAATCCTTTGCCCAAAGCGGCCGGCTGCGTTTCTGCCGCTGCGGCGCGCCCGAGACCCTGGCCGCGATGCGCCGGATCGAGGCCGACATCTCGCGCCGCCAGATGCTGGGCGGAATGGCGGCGGTCACCGGCATGTTCGCGGGCTTCGGCCTGGCACCGAAGCCGGCGCGCGGCCAGGCGGCGGGGCGGCCGCTGCTGCTGACCAACCTGCGGCTGTTCGACGGCAACACCCTGTCGCTGCGCCAGGGCGTCGAGGTGCTGATCGAGGGCGACCGCATCGCCGCGCTGCCGGCGCCCGACCAAGGCCCGGCAGAGGCGGAGCGCATCGACTGCGGCGGGCGCACGGTGATTCCCGGCCTGATCGACACGCATTGGCACACCACGCTGGTCGCGGTCAGCCAGATCGCCGCCATGACGCAGGACATCGGCTTTGTGCACCTGATGGCGGGGCGCGAGGCCGGCAACACGCTGATGCGCGGCTTCACCACCGTGCGCGACGTGGGCGGGCCGGCCTTCGGCCTGCAGGCTGCGGTGGATCGCGGCGTCGTCACCGGCCCGCGCATCTTTCCGGCGGGGGCGATCATCTCGCAGACTTCGGGGCACGGCGATTTCCGCTTCTCGAACAGCTTGCCGACGATGCCCGCCGACCCGGCGGATTACGCCAGCGCCGCCGGCATGTCGGGGCTGGCCGACGGCGTGCCCGAGGTCCTGCGCCGCACGCGCGAACAGCTGATGAAGGGCGCCAGCCAGATCAAGATCGCCGCCGGCGGCGGCGTCGCCTCGCAATACGACCCGCTCGAATCGCTGCAATTCACCGAGGCCGAGATGCGCGCGGCGGTGGATGCCGCCAGCGACTGGGGCACCTATGTCTGCGCCCATGTCTATACATCGCCCGGGATCCGGCGCTGCATCGCGGCCGGGGTGAAATCCATCGAGCACGGACAGCTGGCGGACGAGGACACCGTCCGGCTGATGGCCGACAGCGGGACCTGGTGGTCGATCCAGCCCTTCCTGGCCGACGAGGATGCCAACCAATACACCGACCCCAAGGCCGCCGCGGCCCAGAAAACCGTGGCCGAGGGCACGATGCGGGCCTTCGAATGGGCCGACAAGCACAAGGTGAACTGGGCCTTCGGCACCGACATCCTCTATGGCGGCGGTGAATCGCAGGGCCGGCAGCTGACCAAGCTGGCCCGCTTCATGTCGCCGCTGGCGGCGCTGCACCGCGCGACGGGGGCGGCGGGCGAGCTGCTGGCGCTGTCGGGGGCGCGGGCGCCCTATGACGGGCCGCTGGGCGTGATCGCCCAAGGGGCGCTGGCCGATCTGCTGGTCATCGACGGCGATGCCGAGGCCGGCCTCGACTGGCTGGCCGACACCGACAACCTGCGGCTGATCGTGAAAGGCGGCCGCATCTTCAAGAACAGCCTCGGGGGGTGACCATGAAACGCCTGCTGCCAGCCGCGATCGCCGCACTTGCCCTCTCCGCCGGCCTGCCCGCCACGGCGCAGGACTGGACCGGGCAGCTTACCCCCTATGTCTGGGCGACCGGGCTCGGGGGCGACCTCACCCCGCGCGCGGGCGCACCGACGCTGTCCTTCGACAAGTCCTTTTCGGATGTGCTGGAGGATCTGGACGGCGCCTTCTTCCTGTCCGGCTATGCCCGGCGCGACCGGCTGGTGATCCTGGGCGATCTGAGCTGGTCGTCCAGTTCGAGGGAGGGGCTGGTTCCGCCCGGCCTGCCGGCCAGCGGCAAGCTGACCCAGCGGTCGCTGACGCTGCTGGCCGGCTACCGCGCCCTGGAGGCCGAGGGCGTGGCGGTGGACCTGCTGGCCGGGGCCCGCGCCTGGAGCATCAAGAGCAGCATCTCGGTCGCCGCAGGCGCAAGGACGGCCTCGCCCCGGGAAAGCTTCGTCGATCCCATCGTCGCCCTGCGCGCCAATGTCGCGCTGGCCCCGCGCTGGTCGGCCATCCTTTACGCCGATCTGGGCGGATTCGGCGCCGGTTCCGAAAGCACCAGCCAGATCGTCGCCACCGCCAACTGGCAGGCGAACGACAACCTTTATCTCTCGGCCGGCTATCGCATGCTGAACGTCGATTATGAAAGCGGCGGCACACGCATGGACGTGACCATGTCCGGACCGCTGTTCGGCCTGACCTGGCGCTTCTGAACCTGCCGCCAAGACCGCCGCGCCGGTCCGCGCGACCCAAGGCCGCCGCAGCCGGCCCGGCCCGGGCCGGTCGCGAGCGCCAGCACCGGCAAGGTCGCAAAGCCGATGGTTTGACCCGCGGGACCGCGGCGCATGCATGGGATCCGGCCACCCGTCACCCCTGCCCCTGGACAGGGGACGGCGGACAGGGCTTCGCCGGACAGATCGGCTCCTTCCTTCGGCGCCCGGGCCGACCAAGCCGCGCATCCGCCCGGCTAACGGCACGCGGCCCGGGCTAGGGCTGGAAATCGGCCTGATAGGCGTCGTAGCGGCCGCGGAACTGCTCGAAGACGGCGATGGTCCGGCGCGCGATGCCGGTCCAGCCGAAGACGCGGCGGGCGAAGCGCGCGCCCTCGACGGCAAGCACGTCGCGCAGCCAGGGATATTGCAGGGGCATGTTGATCATCGCCGCGAACTCCTCGGGCCGCTTCGGGTCGGCCACCAGCGCGTGGCGGCCGAATTCGACCTGCTCGTGCAGGCCGCCGTGGATCGTCGTCACCGTGGGCGTGCCGCAGGCCATCGCCTCGACCGCCGTCATGCCGAAGGGCTCGTAGCGCGAGGGCAGCGCAAATACCCCGGGCGCGCGGTAATAATCCACCAGCTCCTCGTCGGGAACATAGCCGCGCCAGTCGATGAAATCGGCGACGCCGGCCTCGGCGGCCACCGCCTTCCATTCGTCGATCAGCGCGAAATCCGCCTCGGAATTGCCGCCGGCGGCCAGGACCAGCCGCGCCTCGGGCTGCAGGACCTTCAGCGCCGGCAGCGCCTGGATGATCAGGTCGTAGCCCTTGTTCTCGGCGGCGCGACCGACGACATAGACGTCGGAGGGGCCCATGTTCAGCCGCGCCCGCGCCGCGGCCACCTTGTCGGGCGTGGCGGGGGTGAAGCGGTTTTCGTCGATGCCGGGCGGGATCATGGTGATATGCTCGCGCGGCAGGGCATATTCGGCGACGATCAGGTCGACCTGCTGCTCCGAGGTGGCGATGACGTGATCGCAGTTGCGGTAAAGCACGAATTCCTTCTGGATGCGCTCGTCGAAGCGATAGCCCGCCATCTCCTCGGCGGTGGCGCCGTGCATGTCGTGCTTTTTCCACCAGCCGAGCGAATGCGGGGTGTGGATATGCGGGATCTGCAATTCCTCGGCGATCTTCTGGCCGCAGACCCCGGCATCCCAGTAATGGCTGTTGACCACGTCATAGCGCAGCTCGCGGCGGCGGATGGCGGCCAGGGCGTTGGTGATGAAATCGCCATACCAGTCGTGCATGTCCTCCTTGCGGATGAAATCCGGGCCGCCGAAGGGGATGCGCCAGATGCGCAGGTTGTCGTTGATGATGTCCTCGGCCGGCTGGTCCTCGAAACGCCGGGTCATCACGTCGACCTTGTAGCCCAGCCGCGCGAAGCGCTTGGCGAGTTCCAGCACGAAGACCACCTGGCCGCCGGTATCGGGCTTGCCCAGTTCGGGCGAGCCCGCGACATAGCCATGCAATGAAATCATCAGCAGCGAACCCACGGATTGGGCCATGCTCTCGTCTCCTCTCTTTTGTTGCGGCCGTGTGTCAGCCGGGCAGGATGCCCAGCGCGACAAGCCCCTCCAGGACACCCGCCGCATGGGGCGCCCGCGCGCGATAGCTCTTGCCTCGGGGCATGGCCTCGATCAGTTCCCGCCGCGCATTGCCGACGGCAATGGCGCGAAACCCAACGTCGAAAAGCGCCAGATCGTTTCCCGAATCCCCCGCCACCACCATGCGCTCGGCCGGAATGCCCAGCCTTTCGGCAAGAAACCGCGCCGCCGCGTCCTTTCCGGCCCCGGGGGCGAGCAGGTCGAGATCGCTTTGCCCGGAAAACACCGCCCGCACCGGCAGGTCCGCTGCGGCAAGCGCCTCCAGCACCCGGGCGCGCGCCTCGGCATCGGGCACGGCGAAGCTGAGTTTTCCGGGGGTCAGGAACTCGGCCGGATGCGGGGCGAAGCCCATGCCGGAGACCAGCGCGAAGACGGCCTCGGCCGGCCATTGCCGGAAACGGGCGGACCAGTCCTCGAGCCAGGCGCCGGCGACGCGGATCTCGGTGCCCATGCCGGTGATGATCGCGTCGGGGGCGAAATCCGCGGGGAATTCCCGGGCCAGGGTCGCATCGACGCTGGCCGCCGGCCGCGACGAGTTCAGCGCCAGCCGCAGCCGGTCGGGATGGCGCCGCACCGCCGCCCATAGCCGCTCCAGCGCCGGCCGGTCGCCGGTCAGCGTGTCGTCCACATCGCTGACCAGAAGCCAGGGGCCCTGCCCGGTCCCGCCGCTCATTCGCCCGCCCCGGCGCCGGCCAGCAGCTCGGGCGCCTGGGTGGTGGTATAGACCATTTCGGGCGCATGTTCGCTGACCGGCCGGCTCAGGGTCTCAAGCGTCACATCGCGAAGCCCCAGCGTCGCGGATTCGGTCCAGAACCCCACGGCGCCGCACAGGAAGCTGTCATCGACCAGGCTCAGCACCACATGGCCGTCGATGGACAGTTCCAAGTAGGTGCCATGCGCGACCACCTCGATCCGCCACGGTCCATGCGCCGAGCTGCGGAAACGCGCCTCCTGCAGCGACTTGTAGCGGAATGCGTGTTCGAATTCCGGCGTGGGATTGGCGCCCCAGGCGCGCATCTGCGCGATGCCGTTCACGCAATCGAGCGACAGGTGATAGCCGTCGCCCTCGTCGCTGGCGCGCAGGATCAGGCCGGTCTTGCCCGGCCCCTTGAGGGTCATCTCGGCCCGCAGGCGGAATTCCTCGTGCTGGCCGGGCAGCAGGAAGGCCTCGAAACCGCTATGGCTGCCGATGGACAGGCTGTCGCCGCGGATCTCGGCCCAGGCGGTGGGATTGCCGCAGAGCAGCCGGCATTCGGCCGCGCTGTCGACGGCCAGCCGGTCGGTCACCAGCGCGTCGAAGCCGTGAAAGGATTTCAGCCGCAGCCGGCCGTCGGGCAGGGCGACGATCTCCTTGGGGGGCGGCAGCAGGCGCTTGATGAATTCATGGCCGTTGATCAGCAGCTCGGTCTTGCTGAAGAAGCTGAACAGCAGCAGCCGGTCGCCGGCCCGGCAGATGCGGCCGGCATAGTTGCCATGCGGCAGCAGCACGTCGTCGCTGAAATTCTCGTAGGGCCCCTCGATGCCATCGGCATACCAGTAATGGATCTTGGTATCCTCGCGGATCGAGCCCATGAGGTAATAGCGGCCGTGGAAATGAAACAGGTTCGGCACCTCGATATCGTCGTAAAGCCCCGGCCGGTGCAGGGGCGGCCCGAATTCGAAGCGATCGGGCGCAACCTCGCGCGCCAGGCCGACGCAGCCGCGGCGGATCACCGGCCCGTCCTTGACCCGCGCCGCGGCCAGCAGCAGGCGGGTGCCGGTGCCGGGCTCGTGAAAGAAGAACGGGTCGCGGAAGCTGACCCAGTGGCGCCCCTCCTCGACGCCGGATTCGTAATGCGGGCCGCCGATCTCCAGCGGATAGGCCGCCTCGCAGCGGGTCCAGGCATAAAGATCCGGGGACCGCGCCATGCCGACCCGCTGGATGCGGCCGAATTCGGCACGGGTCAGGCCGGTATAGAACATCCGCCACTGGCCCGGCCGGTCCGGGTCGGGGGTGACATGCATGGTCCAGAGCATGTCGTCGTCCCATTCGCCGGGATCGCCGACAAAGAAGGCGTTCTTCACCCGCCGCCAGGACAGCCCGTCGGAGCTGACCGCATGGGCGATGAAATCATGGTTCGGCAGGACGAGGTGGAAGAGATGATAGATGCCCTCGTGAAACACCACGTCGACGTCGCCGATGTCCGAGCGCAGGAAGCCGTGCGAAGCATACATGCCCCGAACTTGCCGATCCCGGGCGCAAAGGTAAACCCCGTTTTCTGCCCCGCCGTCGAAGGGGCCACGCGGATCCGCCGGCACCATCCCGCCGCAGGTCGGTCGCGCGGCATGGCGATGCCCGTCCGCGGCCGCTACGGCGGGCATGCAACCGCTGCGGGGCTATGGGCCGAAGGACCTGCTGCAATCGGGCGGCCGGCGGCGCGAGGCGGGCCGATCCGCGCCGATTGCGCTTGCCCCCTATCCTGCCCCGAGCCCGCGGCTTTCGGAGCGCGCCCGCCGCGCAACACCGATGCGCCGGTGTGCCGCGGGCGCAGCAAGGCCACCCGCCGCCAGGTCAGGGCCTGCTGGCCAGCAGGGCCCGCAATTGCGCGGGAAACAGCTGCAGCAGCAGAGTCTCGGTGACCGCGTCCTCGGATCTCGCCACGAAGACCCGCAGGTCGATGGGGCTGTCGTCGCGGGGCATCAGCTCCTCGGGTCCGCCGAAGCCCAGGTCGAACATGGCGCGCCAGGTCGGGCGGCCGACGACGGGATAGACCGCGTCGTTGGACACCACCCCGCGCGAGGCGGTGATGTCGAGATGCGGCTTGTCGCCGGATTCCAGCGAAACCGGCGCGAAGTCGCAGACGATCTTCACCGTCTCCTGCGGGCGCGGCTGGCCGGGCACGCCGCCGGCGCCGATGCGGACCGCGACGAATTGCCCGGTGCTGCCGGCCAGCGGGCTGTCCTCCAGCCAGGACAGCCGGTAGTCCAGCCGGTATTCCTCGCCGGGGCCGGGCGGAACGGCAGGCTGCCAGAAGGCCACGATATTGTCGTGGATCTCGTCATCGGTGCTCAGTTCGACCAGGGTGACCGCGCCGTCGCCCCAATCGCCCTTGGGCGCGACCCAGGCGCTGGCGCGCTTTTCGTAAAAGACGCCGTCATCCTGATATTCCTCGAAATTCCTTTCGCGCTGCATCAGGCCGAAGCCCTTGACCGAGGGCGCGCTGAAGGCGTTCGCCATGGTATGCGGCGGATTGTTCAGCGGCCGCCAGATGCGCTCGCCCGTATGGGTCAGGATCTCAAGCCCGTCCGAGTCGTGGACCTCGGGCCGCCAGTCCGGCGCGATATGCGGTGAGTTCTTGCCGAACCAATACATTGAGGTCAGCGGCGCGATGCCCAGCCGCTCGACGCCCTCGCGCATGAAGATATGGGCGGTCACGTCCTGCTCGATCCCCGCCCCGCGGCGCGAGACGATGCGATAGGCGCCGGTCGCGCGCGGGCTGTCCAGCAGCGCATAGGTGGTCATGCCGCTGTCGGTTTCCGGCTCCAGCCAGAAATGGGTGAAAAGCGGGAACTCCTCGGGCCCGTCGGGGATGGCGGTGTCGATCGCCAGGCCGCGGGCCGAGAGGCCGAACTGGCCGCTATAGCCCGAGGTCCGCCAGTAGGAGGCGCCCAGGAACGCCATCCAGTCGAGCCCGGTTTCCGCATCCATGACGCTGAAGCCGGCGAAGCCGTCGGTCCGGGCCAGCCGACGCGCCGGATTGTCGGCGGGGATGTCGAAGAGATCCAGCGAGAAGGGGATCTCTGTCGCCATCCCGTCCTTGAGCGCATGGATGTGGACCGGCTGCTTGAAATAGCGGCCGGGAAAGAAGAACCGCACCTGCGACGAAGCCGGCTCGTCGCCCCAGAGCGCCCGGTCCTGGCGAAAGCGGATCTCGTTGTGGCGGTCGTAATCCACCTCTTCGAGGATCTCGGCCTCTTCGATCTCGGGCGGCCGATAGGCGGCCTCTGCCAACGCCCGGGCCCGCTCCGTCAGGCCCTCGAAGGAAAACGCCTCCGGCTCGGCATCGCCGGCGATGCTGTCCGCCGCACGCGCGATCCGGGGCAGCAGGAAGAAGGCGCCGCCCCCCAGAGCGGCCTGCAGCACGGTGCGACGGAGAAGTTTTTGCGAATACATGTTGCCCCAAGGATAGGTGATTCAGTCGCTTGCCATCGAGGCCCAGCCGGGGCGGTATTTCAAGGCATCGATCCCGCATTGGCCGAGTCTTGCCGATCGCCGCCGCAGACAAGGGCCGGTCGCGGCCGGCGGGCCGCGATCCAGGCCCCATCCGCCAGCAGGGCAGGCCCTCACCCGCCGCCGGGCGGCCACATGCGCTGCCAGACCCCGTCGCGGCGCACCAGCGCATGATGCAGGGCGGCAGAGACATGCAGCGCCAGCAGCGCGATCAGCAGCAGGGCGGCGATGAAATGCAGCCCCTGCGCGGCGGCGGCCAGGGACTCGGATTTCGGCAGCCAGGGCCCGGCGCCCATCGCGTCGAGCAGCTCGATGGGAAAGCCGCCCGCCCGCACCCGCACGAAGCCGCTCAGCGGCATGACCAACAGCAGGACATACAGCGCCACATGCGAGGCCGCGGCCGCCCGCCGCTGCCAGCCGGGAACCGAGGCCGGCAGCGGCGGCGGCGGATGCAGGCGGCGATAGACGATCCGCGCCAGGATCACCGGGATCAGCAGCGTGCCGGTATTCTTGTGAAAGATGAACAGCGCATCCTGCAAGCCGCGGTCCAGCCCCTCGCGCGTCATGGTCAGCCCCGCCGGGATCATCAGCAGCACGGCAAGCGCGACGATCCAGTGAAACAGGCGGGCGGGCGTTCGGTAACCGGATGCGGGCTCGGTCATCGGCTGGCTCCTTTGCGCCATCCTAGCGCAAACGCCGCCGGGCGCAAAGCCGTGGCATCTTGACGGAACCCACGCTTGGCGTAGCATTTTCCCATGTCAGACCCCGATCACGGCCCGCTTGCGCCGCCGCCTCGTCCGGCGGCCGGGATACCGGCGCAGGTTGCCGCCAGCGCCGCCATGGGCGTTTTCGCCATGCAGGCGCTGCGGCTTGGCGGCATCGGCGGCACGGCCGGGGGCTGGCTCGCCGCCAGCGCGCTTTATCTGGGCTGCTGCGCCGTGGTGCTGGCGCAGATGCGGCATAGCTATCCGCATGACCGGATCGGCGGCTGCAATGCGGTGACGCTGCTGCGGGCCGCGATCACCTGCGCGCTGCTGGCGCCGCTTGCGAACGGCGCCGCGGCGGGATGGGCGGTCGCCATCGTCGGGGGCATCGCGCTGGCGCTCGACGGGCTGGACGGCTGGCTGGCACGGCGCGCGGGCCTCGTCTCGGGCTTCGGAGCCCGCTTCGACATGGAGGTCGATGCCGCTTTCGCCCTGACCCTGGCGCTGCATGCCTGGCTGGGCACGACGCTGGGGCCCGGGGTGCTGCTGCTTGGGGTGCTGCGCTATGGCTTCGTCGCCGCCGGCCTCGTCCTGCCCTGGCTGCGGGCCGAACTGCCGCAGCGGCTGCGGCGCAAGGCGATCTGCGTGCTGCAGCTCGGCACGCTGGTCCTGCTGCAAACGCCGCTGCCCAGCCATGCGCAGGCCGGGTTCCTGGCATGGCTCGCCACGGCGGCGCTGGCGCTGTCCTTCGCGCTCGACATCCGCTGGCTGTGGCGGCATCGGCGATGACGATGCGCCGCGCGCTGCCGCTGCTGATCGCGGCGCTGGCGATCCAGCTGGCGCTGACCCTGCCCGGGGCCGCGATGCGCCCGACGCCGGAACTGCCGCTGCTGCTGCTTGCGCTGGTCCTCGGCGGCGGCATGGCGCGCCTGCCGGTTGCGGCGGCGCTTACGCTGCTGGCGGTGCAGAAGCTGGCCGATCTGGGCATGGTCGCGGCGCTCGGGCGGCCCTTCAACATCGCGGCCGATCTGCCGCTGCTGGATGCAGCGGTGCGGCTGCTTGCCGGCAGCTTTGGCGGGCTCGCGGGACTTGGCGCCGTGCTCGCCGCCGCCCTTGCCGCGGCCGTCGGGCTGGCGCTGCTGCCGGCCATGACGCCCAGGCTTGAGAATCTCCGCTATGCCAGCCAGCGCGCCGGGCTGGCCACCGCAACCGTCGCCGCGCTGCGCGACTTCCGGGCGGCCGCGGCACAGGACCCGATGGCCGAGCGGCCGGGCCTGCTGGGCGCCATCGACCGCGACGTGCTGGTGATCTTCGTGGAAAGCTACGGCCGGGCGAGCTTCGCGACGCCCCTCTATGCCGAAACCCACCGTGCCACCCTGC contains these protein-coding regions:
- a CDS encoding HAD family hydrolase, which gives rise to MSGGTGQGPWLLVSDVDDTLTGDRPALERLWAAVRRHPDRLRLALNSSRPAASVDATLAREFPADFAPDAIITGMGTEIRVAGAWLEDWSARFRQWPAEAVFALVSGMGFAPHPAEFLTPGKLSFAVPDAEARARVLEALAAADLPVRAVFSGQSDLDLLAPGAGKDAAARFLAERLGIPAERMVVAGDSGNDLALFDVGFRAIAVGNARRELIEAMPRGKSYRARAPHAAGVLEGLVALGILPG
- a CDS encoding glucan biosynthesis protein, with product MYSQKLLRRTVLQAALGGGAFFLLPRIARAADSIAGDAEPEAFSFEGLTERARALAEAAYRPPEIEEAEILEEVDYDRHNEIRFRQDRALWGDEPASSQVRFFFPGRYFKQPVHIHALKDGMATEIPFSLDLFDIPADNPARRLARTDGFAGFSVMDAETGLDWMAFLGASYWRTSGYSGQFGLSARGLAIDTAIPDGPEEFPLFTHFWLEPETDSGMTTYALLDSPRATGAYRIVSRRGAGIEQDVTAHIFMREGVERLGIAPLTSMYWFGKNSPHIAPDWRPEVHDSDGLEILTHTGERIWRPLNNPPHTMANAFSAPSVKGFGLMQRERNFEEYQDDGVFYEKRASAWVAPKGDWGDGAVTLVELSTDDEIHDNIVAFWQPAVPPGPGEEYRLDYRLSWLEDSPLAGSTGQFVAVRIGAGGVPGQPRPQETVKIVCDFAPVSLESGDKPHLDITASRGVVSNDAVYPVVGRPTWRAMFDLGFGGPEELMPRDDSPIDLRVFVARSEDAVTETLLLQLFPAQLRALLASRP
- a CDS encoding CDP-alcohol phosphatidyltransferase family protein, translated to MSDPDHGPLAPPPRPAAGIPAQVAASAAMGVFAMQALRLGGIGGTAGGWLAASALYLGCCAVVLAQMRHSYPHDRIGGCNAVTLLRAAITCALLAPLANGAAAGWAVAIVGGIALALDGLDGWLARRAGLVSGFGARFDMEVDAAFALTLALHAWLGTTLGPGVLLLGVLRYGFVAAGLVLPWLRAELPQRLRRKAICVLQLGTLVLLQTPLPSHAQAGFLAWLATAALALSFALDIRWLWRHRR
- a CDS encoding cytochrome b, with product MTEPASGYRTPARLFHWIVALAVLLMIPAGLTMTREGLDRGLQDALFIFHKNTGTLLIPVILARIVYRRLHPPPPLPASVPGWQRRAAAASHVALYVLLLVMPLSGFVRVRAGGFPIELLDAMGAGPWLPKSESLAAAAQGLHFIAALLLIALLALHVSAALHHALVRRDGVWQRMWPPGGG
- a CDS encoding glycosyltransferase translates to MAQSVGSLLMISLHGYVAGSPELGKPDTGGQVVFVLELAKRFARLGYKVDVMTRRFEDQPAEDIINDNLRIWRIPFGGPDFIRKEDMHDWYGDFITNALAAIRRRELRYDVVNSHYWDAGVCGQKIAEELQIPHIHTPHSLGWWKKHDMHGATAEEMAGYRFDERIQKEFVLYRNCDHVIATSEQQVDLIVAEYALPREHITMIPPGIDENRFTPATPDKVAAARARLNMGPSDVYVVGRAAENKGYDLIIQALPALKVLQPEARLVLAAGGNSEADFALIDEWKAVAAEAGVADFIDWRGYVPDEELVDYYRAPGVFALPSRYEPFGMTAVEAMACGTPTVTTIHGGLHEQVEFGRHALVADPKRPEEFAAMINMPLQYPWLRDVLAVEGARFARRVFGWTGIARRTIAVFEQFRGRYDAYQADFQP
- a CDS encoding amidohydrolase family protein, whose protein sequence is MCQTCFQSFAQSGRLRFCRCGAPETLAAMRRIEADISRRQMLGGMAAVTGMFAGFGLAPKPARGQAAGRPLLLTNLRLFDGNTLSLRQGVEVLIEGDRIAALPAPDQGPAEAERIDCGGRTVIPGLIDTHWHTTLVAVSQIAAMTQDIGFVHLMAGREAGNTLMRGFTTVRDVGGPAFGLQAAVDRGVVTGPRIFPAGAIISQTSGHGDFRFSNSLPTMPADPADYASAAGMSGLADGVPEVLRRTREQLMKGASQIKIAAGGGVASQYDPLESLQFTEAEMRAAVDAASDWGTYVCAHVYTSPGIRRCIAAGVKSIEHGQLADEDTVRLMADSGTWWSIQPFLADEDANQYTDPKAAAAQKTVAEGTMRAFEWADKHKVNWAFGTDILYGGGESQGRQLTKLARFMSPLAALHRATGAAGELLALSGARAPYDGPLGVIAQGALADLLVIDGDAEAGLDWLADTDNLRLIVKGGRIFKNSLGG
- a CDS encoding energy-coupling factor ABC transporter ATP-binding protein — its product is MQGSQNDNADFAIRLDDLGYEAGGRPVLSGVTLHSSARRIGVVGRNGSGKSTLARLLAGLLAPTSGQVRVGGHDLCRDRRAALRTVGILFQNPEHQIIFPRVAEEIAFGLRQQGLDKAQAAARVEAVLRSFDKPHWRDAPVSALSQGQKHLVCMMAVLAMRPRLLILDEPYAGLDIPTRRQLGRYLHRAETRLLHISHEPGDLEGCDELFWLDRGRIVAQGAPAAVLPDFTAEMIRLGDLDDIADLAG
- a CDS encoding glycosyl hydrolase, translated to MYASHGFLRSDIGDVDVVFHEGIYHLFHLVLPNHDFIAHAVSSDGLSWRRVKNAFFVGDPGEWDDDMLWTMHVTPDPDRPGQWRMFYTGLTRAEFGRIQRVGMARSPDLYAWTRCEAAYPLEIGGPHYESGVEEGRHWVSFRDPFFFHEPGTGTRLLLAAARVKDGPVIRRGCVGLAREVAPDRFEFGPPLHRPGLYDDIEVPNLFHFHGRYYLMGSIREDTKIHYWYADGIEGPYENFSDDVLLPHGNYAGRICRAGDRLLLFSFFSKTELLINGHEFIKRLLPPPKEIVALPDGRLRLKSFHGFDALVTDRLAVDSAAECRLLCGNPTAWAEIRGDSLSIGSHSGFEAFLLPGQHEEFRLRAEMTLKGPGKTGLILRASDEGDGYHLSLDCVNGIAQMRAWGANPTPEFEHAFRYKSLQEARFRSSAHGPWRIEVVAHGTYLELSIDGHVVLSLVDDSFLCGAVGFWTESATLGLRDVTLETLSRPVSEHAPEMVYTTTQAPELLAGAGAGE